The genomic DNA GCGGTCGAGCCATGTCCACCTTCTACGGGTGGATCGGCGGCCGTCTGGAACGAGTCGAAAAGATGGTCATTGATCTCGGAGTCTCGCAGATCCCGTGCGCGCTGCATAACATTGCCGCTCATCGGCGAGCGGCCCCAACGAACCACGCACTAAGAACATTCTAAGATGGACGGGCCGACCGTCCGCTGCAACGGCGGGTTAGGCGATCCCGCCGATCTCGCACAGCACCGCTATCGGCAGTTGTTGTACTCAAGGGTGTCCTTTCTCAACTCAACGATCACAGCGAGACATTCAAACCTTTTCTTCTGAAGCGACGGAACCTCAATTGCGCGAACGGCTGCTTCCCGTTGGGCGAATGCTTGAGTAAGGTCACCGCAATTACCCGCAAGACTGAAAAGCCCACATGCGAAGTCTATATCGGCAATTGTTCGAAGAACTCTCTCTGCATTCTTGTTGAGTGCGTCCCCCAGAGCAAACTCAAGCTCGTTGGCCGACCCGGCATCGCTCGCGGCGAGGAGCCGGTTGGCTACTTCGAGCCACGGCAGGCTCGCATCTGCAATTCGATCCAAGAACGGTGTCCACTGGGCATGATCATTGTAGAGCGCAAGAAGAGTTTGCTTTGGCCCGTTTTCGTCGATTTGGCTATGAAGCTCCTCCGCCGTCGGCAACTGCCCGGTACGCATTGCTATTGTCGCAACAAGCAAGAGTGATGACACCATTGCTGAATCGCCTAACGCTCCGGTTCAGCGGCGAGGCCAGCCTGCAGTAAAACACGATTCTCAACGAAGGTGTTGTCGGTTACTCGAACTCCTGTTGCGGATTGAAGAAGGCCACGTCCGCTGCAAGCGCGTGAGTTATACAGCCTGTAGGAACTCATTCTCTTGCGCACGAGACTCAATCGAGCCTCTTCCGTACGTGTGGTCGGAGAGGAAGGCCGCAACTCATACAACGTTGAGTCCACGCGCGGGCCCAATACCAGGTTCTCATATTAAACTGATTCCCACATCTGGGGCATGGCGAGAAATAGTTGTGAACAACCACCGAGACGAGGTATGCAGCGATCCAAATTTTGGAGAAGATCGACGGCTCCAGCCCCGGAATGAACGAAGCGGCGTACCCGACGGGAAGAAACAAAAGTATGAGCGCCCACATCACGCCTCGTTTCGCCCGAATTCGCCACAGACCGCGACGTTCCTCGGCTGTAACCTGCGTTATCGAGCCCGGCCCGAGGACTGTCTCCAGCATCAGGTTACGTGCGTGCCATAGAGCTGGAGACGTGAACGAAAGCGACTGTTCCAGGGGGCTGTATCACGCTCGTCTTCAGCGGCGTGGCCAGTCGTGTGGGTACAGCACCGCTCTGCCCGAGGGCTACCACCCAGATTGCCTGCGACTCTGCGAACCGGAGACGAAGGCCACGTCCGCTGCAAGCCGAAGTTATGTGCCTTCATAAGTTCGGACGACGTCAGGGACTCAATACAACGCCTGTGCAATCATGACACAACCGGCGAAGAGCCACGCACAACCCAGAAACGGGACGCAGAGTAGCCTGAAGACCGTGCTGAGTGTCCATGGTGTTGGTCGCCCACGAAAAAGCTTCCAGACTGTAACCGAGACGACCACCGCCGAGAAGCTGCTGGCCCACATTAACAGCGATGTGACGGGCACAGAGAACCACAGAATAGCTGAAGCACCCACCTCCCAGGTCCACGACAGCTCCGCTTCCGTAATGGATTCAACTGTGGAAAAGATGACGACCGTAACCGTTCCCCACGCGATGGCTGGCACAGCTGGCCAGGAACAAGCAAGCGAATCGAGCCAAGTCAGTGACTGGGGTTCGCTGTCCGGTTCAGCTGTTGTGTACATAACTTAAAGATAAGGCGAGATTCGGTTGCCGATCTCGGCGTACGGCGCGCTCTCGTATTTCATATGCGCTTCGGCTCCTGCGAGGCAACACGTTGGAACGCTCGTGATCGGGTGTGAGGGCGAGGTGCTAATAAGAGATATCCTCGCTTGAGATGATTCATAGCCAGATAATAAGAGCAATTAGCCGGGTCCGATCCCGTCGCCTTCTTCTCGTCTTCATGGTAACCGGGGGGAGCGCATGGTATCAAAACGTGTCATTCAGGGGGCTTCGCATGCGGAAGGGCCGACGCGGGCGAGGTGGACGTAGATCATCCTTGTCTCGAGGTCCTTGTGGCACAGCTTCTGCTAGGGTCGGTGTTCAATAGAATCTTTGTGACACTTACCGAATCCCGCGCGCCTTGCGACACGCGGACTCGAGAAAGAGCACGAGTGGCTGGCGTTCTTCATCCCGGGGGCATCGTCAACGATCACCGCGGAATCCTCCAGATCGAGAGCGAAGAAGGGAAGGGACCACCCGCACGAATCGTTCTGCCGCTCGAGGACGCTCGAACGAGCAGCGCCGGACAGGCAAGCGCCGAGCACTGAGAATTCCCGAGAGGCTCGTATTCCCGCAAGTCGGGACGATTGACGTTCACGACTGACGCCGAGGCGACGTGCCTCGATGCCACTCCTCGATCGTCGTTTTGTGATAAGTCTCCTGAAAATTCCACAAACGGAGGTTCGACTCATGCAGCGCACTCCCGTCAACCCATGGGACTGGTCCCTACAGTACGGCTTCAACCAAGCCGAGGTCGTCGAAGGCGCGAAGCGCTTTTTGATTTGCTCCGGTCAGACCGCGATCGACGGTGAAGGCAAGTCACAGCACAAAGATGATTTGAAAGCTCAAGTGAGCCTTGCGCTCGATAACCTCGAGGCCGTCTTGAAAGGGGCGGAAATGAGCTTGTCCAACATCGTGCGCCTCAACATCTACACGACGGACGTGGATCAGATGCTTGCCCATTGGGACGTACTCGTCCGCCGCCTGGAGTCAGCCGGGGTGAGACCCGCCATGACGTTGCTCGGTATCAGCCGCCTCGCCTTTCCCGAGCTGATGGTGGAGATGGAAGCCACCGCGGCAGACTGAATCGAAGCGAATCACAGCGTCCTTATCGACCCATCCCTTCCGAGGACATCGTCTGCACTTCGGGCTCGAGCTGCGCCATCGCGTCGCTCAGGAACTGGATCTGGGCGCGCTGATCTTCCGTCGGCGCGCCGGTCCAGCCGATGATCTGCTGATAGAGGTTCTGGATGCGCCGCCGCAGCTCGCGGACGAGCTTTCGCGTCTTCTCGGCGTCTTCGGCTTCCTGAGATTCCAATTGCTTCATCCAGCCGTTCACCGCCCGATAGTTGTCTCCTAGCTCGAGGAGAGTACGCGTCCAGGAACGTCTTTCCGCCGCCGCGACCGTGATCCGCGGGTCTTCCTGAACCCGAAGCTGCTGCTCGTACGAGCGGTCCGCGACCGTCAGGCGGACGGTGTAATCGCCGGGAACGACCCAGGGACCGTCCGGCCCCTTCGGCATCTCGCCGAAGTCATCCGGCTCCTCTCCGAGCGGGTCGGGCAACTTGGGGTGGCGGAGATCCCATATGACCCGGTTGATGCCGGCGTTCGCCTTCGTTTCGAGACGGCGAACCTCGTGCTCATCGGCGTCGATGACCGCGAGGGATATCGCATCTTCCGGAACCTTGCGTGCCAGGTAGTAGTCGATGATCGCCCCGGCGGGTGGGTTCTCTCCTTCGAAGACCATATCTCCCGACTCCGCCTTCTCGCGCACGTAGCGGATCATCTCCGCCGGCTCGATGGTGAACAGATGTGCCTCGGAAGCCAGGACTTCGGAATTCAATTCCTGGAGCGCGTTGACATTATCGAGGATCCATATGCCCCGCCCATGGGTGCCAAGCACGAGATCGTTGTCTCTGGCGTGCACGACGAGATCGTTGTGGGCGAGGGTCGGAAGATTGTTCCTGAGCTCGACCCAGTGCCCTCCTCCGTCGATCGTCACGAAGAGCCCGATCTCGGCGCCGAGGTACAGTACGTCTGGATTTCGCGGGTCTTCGCGCACGGTGCGAAGCACTCGGTCCGCCGGTAGATCGGCCACGATCGAGCTCCAGCTCCTTCCCGCGTCGGTCGACTTGTAGAGGAAGTTGCGGTAGTCGTCGTTTCGATAGTTGTTGACGACGACGTACACGGTCTCCTCCTCGAAGCGAGAGGGCTCGATTCCCGAGAGCCAGGCGTTCGGCGGAACGCCGGGCAAACGATCGCCGATTGTCTCCCAGCTCACGCCTCCGTCTCGGGACCGCGCCAGGTTGCCATCATCCGTCCCCACGTAGAGGAGGCCCTCTCGCAACGGGGATTCGGCAATGGCGGTAGTCGTCGGATAGAAGGGGATGCCGTCGTCGAGGGACGAAGTCCGTTCGGTGGGTGTCTGGCCCATGATGGTGAGCTCGCTGCGGACGGTGCCGGTGGTGAAATTCCCGAGCGACACCCAGGACTGGCCTTGGTTCGTCGTCTTCCACAGCTCGTTCGTCCCCGCGTAAACCGTCGAGGAATTGTGGGGTGAGACGAGGAACGGACCGTCCCAGTTGGCAGGGGTCAACTCCTCCCCGAGAAACGGAAAATCCTCACCCGTTCCCCAAACATCCCAGTTCCGTCGCGATTCGATCCACCCGGTCGTGTTGCCCGGGCGAATCTGCTGCTTCTCGTTGATGCGCAGGTCGACCCGGGTGAGCCCCAGATACTGGGACTCCGCGTAGACCATGTGCGGCTCGGAGGGATCGACCTCGTTGAGAAATCCGTCGCCCCCGCCGATGCGGATCCAGTCCTCGTTCAGGATTCCCTCGGAACGATAGGTGGCGCTCGGACCTCTCCAGCTGCCATTGTCCTGGAGACCTCCGTAGACGTTGAAAGGCCTTTGCATGTCCACGCGCACCCGGTAGTACTGGCTGACGGGAAGGGAGGCAACGAACAGCCAGGTCTTGCCGCGGTCGTACGAGATCGCGAGGGCGCCGTCGCTGGCCTTGATGAGATGCCGCGAGTCCTTCGGGTTTACCCAGACGTAGCGGTCGTCGGAGTGAACCGACTGCTTCGGAACGGTGAACGTCTTTCCGCCGTCGTCGGAAAAGCTGAAGGCGTTCTCCATGTAGATTCGCTGGTCGTCACTGGGATCCACGAGGATCTGGCTCGCGTACATGGGGCGCGGATTCCAATCGCTCATGTGCACGAAGCTTTCGCCACGGTCCTCGGACCGGTAGATTCCGGCGAGCCGCTCTTCGTAGGACGTCGAAGCCGTGTATCGCAATCCCTGCTCGATGCAGACGTAGACGATGCGCGGGTCTTTCCGGTAAACGGAGATCCCGATCCGCCCGTAGTCGCCATCGGGCAGGCCGTTGCGCAGCTCTTTCCAGCCCCTTCCCGCGTCGGTCGACTTGTAGAGGCCGCTTCCCGGACCGCCTCCGTGAAAGCCGAAAGGCTTTCTCTGTCGCTGGTAAGCGGCGGCGTACAGCATGTCGGGGTCGTCCGGATCCAGGGCAACGTCGACGACACCCGTCATGTCGTCGATGTAGAGGATCTTGCTCCAGCTGAGCCCGCCGTCCACGGATTTGTACAGCCCTCGCTCTTCGTTGTTCCCCCACAGGTGGCCCATCGCCGCGACGTAGACGACGTTTTCATCCGTCGGGTGCAAGACGATCCGCCCGATGTGGTGCGAGTCTTGAAGCCCCATGTTGGTCCAGCTCTCGCCCGCATCGGTCGATTTGTAGACGCCGTCGCCCCACGACGAGCTCTGACGGTTCGCGCGCTCTCCCGTGCCCACCCAGACGATGTCGGGATTCGCCTGGTGAAGGGCGATGGCGCCCACCGAGTGGGTGCCCTCGTTCTCGAAGACCGGCTCGAACGTGACCCCGTTGTTGCTCGTCTTGAAGACGCCGCCGGTCGCGGAGGCGGCATAGAAGACGTAAGGATCCTTCTCCACGACGGCAATGTCGACGAAGCGGCCGCTCATATTCGCCGGTCCGATGTTCCGGAAGCTGAGCCCCAAGAGCGTTTCGGATGTGAGCTCCTGCTGGGCGAAGAGAAGCGGCGTCACGGCGATTACTGCCGCGATCGAAGACGCAACACGTGGCCACATGGTATCCACCCTCTTGGCCGATGATGTTATGGGCGATGCTCGAGGTAAGCAAGCTCTCGCGCGCTCCCTCATGACGTCAATGTCCCGGCCATGAGTGCCCTCTGGACTGCCTCGAGCTCCCGTTCCTCGATTCCGAACGTGTTCTCGTTGCGAGGAAACTCATGCTGCGTCACTTCGCGAACGTAGTCCTCGAGGCCCTCCCGGATGAGGCGTCCCGCATCGGCGTAGACCTTCGCCATGCGAGGGGCGAAGTCCGGGTAGAGCCCAAGAACGTCGTGGAAGATCAACAACTGTCCGTGGGCATGCGGGCCGCTTCCGAGGCCGATGATGGGTACGGAAGCGCGCTCGGTCACCATCCGGCAGATCCGATCGGGCACGAGCTCCATCAGAATCGAGAAGGCTCCCGCCTGTTCGACGATGCTGGCATCCTCGACGATGCGAATCGCCGCGTCCGCCGTCTTACCCTGCAATCGGAAACCGCCCAGGGCCGACGCGCTCTGAGGGGTCAGACCCAGGTGAGCCATTACCGGGATGCCGGCCCGTTCGATCGACTGGATCCTGTCGGCCATCTCGCGCCCGCCCTCGAGCTTCACCGCGTCCGCTCCCGTCTCGGCGATAAGGCGTCCCGCGCTCTCGATCGCTTTCTCGTTCGAAGGCTGATAGCTCATATAGGGCATGTCGATCACGAGCCAGGAGGTGGGGGAACCACGGTGAACGGCGGCGCCGTGACGGATCATGTCTTCCATCGTCACCGGAAGCGTGCTGGGATAGCCGAGCATCGTCATGCCCAGGCTATCGCCGACCAGCACCATGTCGACGCCGGCCTCTTCGACGAGATGGGCCATCGAATAGTCGTAACAGGTGATCATGGTGAGCGGCGTTCCCGCAGCCATCTTCCTTCTCAAAGCCGGTAGCGTGACTTTCTTCCGGTCTGTCATGGGTCTTCTTCTCCTTCGCGGTCGATAAGCCGAAGCTCGCGCCGGCGCTCGCTTTGAAAACTGGCGACTCGCTCGGCGCTAATCTGCCTGAAGTTCAGCAGTGCCCACTCGAGGCAG from Vicinamibacteria bacterium includes the following:
- a CDS encoding RidA family protein, with product MQRTPVNPWDWSLQYGFNQAEVVEGAKRFLICSGQTAIDGEGKSQHKDDLKAQVSLALDNLEAVLKGAEMSLSNIVRLNIYTTDVDQMLAHWDVLVRRLESAGVRPAMTLLGISRLAFPELMVEMEATAAD
- the panB gene encoding 3-methyl-2-oxobutanoate hydroxymethyltransferase yields the protein MTDRKKVTLPALRRKMAAGTPLTMITCYDYSMAHLVEEAGVDMVLVGDSLGMTMLGYPSTLPVTMEDMIRHGAAVHRGSPTSWLVIDMPYMSYQPSNEKAIESAGRLIAETGADAVKLEGGREMADRIQSIERAGIPVMAHLGLTPQSASALGGFRLQGKTADAAIRIVEDASIVEQAGAFSILMELVPDRICRMVTERASVPIIGLGSGPHAHGQLLIFHDVLGLYPDFAPRMAKVYADAGRLIREGLEDYVREVTQHEFPRNENTFGIEERELEAVQRALMAGTLTS